From Pandoraea norimbergensis, the proteins below share one genomic window:
- a CDS encoding DUF1488 family protein codes for MGATLHGGIGLVDDDRSVRFYLNVDGRVWTCLIERAALNQLAGRDAAGEALFGQFVEHEDAIVALAVTAISDGAQSEPVILRATRG; via the coding sequence ATGGGAGCAACGTTGCACGGCGGCATCGGACTCGTCGATGATGACCGGTCGGTGCGCTTTTACCTCAATGTGGACGGCAGGGTCTGGACTTGCCTGATCGAGCGCGCCGCGCTCAATCAACTCGCTGGCCGTGACGCGGCCGGGGAAGCGCTCTTCGGCCAATTCGTGGAACACGAAGATGCCATCGTCGCGCTGGCTGTTACCGCAATTTCAGACGGCGCTCAATCCGAACCCGTCATCCTGCGCGCCACTCGCGGATAG
- a CDS encoding MBL fold metallo-hydrolase yields MSVITDSRPSVPSLRQAASLVVLRARPSGMEVLLLRRAVRANDFSSDAYVFPGGVVDAADRGAHAACYGLDDAAASDRLHLPEGGLDYYIAAIRECFEETGVLFADVARGDAGSHVDDVIADDSANGRAGTPIDSARLTAIRAHREALHDAAIDLTSLCRTFDIRLAPARLHYLSHWVTPLALPKRFDTRFFLAVLPDGQQAEVDQVETAAHRWMRPAYAFAHAEQLRLLPPTRKLLQWLESMGDVDTAVAAAQALTEVPRIQPRLAEGKRGRWPVTPGEPAWAELSLTDPQEQGTGSYDIVPGRVVALMPGVLRVSAPNPGMMTGPGTNTYLIGGGTANAWAVIDPGPDDPSHIDAILRAAPGEIRQIFVTHTHRDHSPAARTLAARTGATTYGMPAQHEEGQDLTFVPDVMLADSDAVVLPDGRTLRAIHTPGHAANHLCYALDEAKLVFTGDHVMQGSTVVINPPDGHMATYLRSLEKLAALAPEWLAPGHGFVMDQPAQRIARLVAHRLQREARVLDALRQHGPATIETLTPIVYDDVPAVRHAVARRSLSAHLEKLAEDRLAVHQAEGLWVATDA; encoded by the coding sequence ATGTCCGTCATCACCGATTCGCGTCCGTCTGTCCCTTCCCTGCGTCAAGCAGCGAGTCTCGTCGTGCTGCGCGCGCGACCGAGCGGCATGGAAGTGCTGCTGCTGCGCCGCGCCGTGCGCGCCAACGATTTCAGTTCCGATGCCTATGTTTTCCCCGGCGGGGTGGTGGATGCCGCCGACCGGGGCGCGCATGCCGCGTGCTACGGGCTCGACGATGCGGCGGCGAGCGATCGCCTGCATCTGCCCGAGGGCGGACTCGACTACTACATTGCCGCGATTCGCGAATGTTTTGAAGAGACCGGCGTTTTGTTTGCCGACGTTGCGCGTGGCGATGCCGGAAGCCATGTGGATGACGTCATCGCTGACGACAGTGCGAACGGCCGAGCCGGCACGCCGATCGACAGCGCCCGCCTGACGGCCATTCGCGCGCATCGTGAAGCGCTGCATGACGCGGCGATCGATCTGACGTCCCTCTGCCGAACATTCGACATACGACTGGCACCGGCCCGGTTGCATTACCTGAGCCACTGGGTGACGCCGCTTGCGCTACCGAAACGATTCGACACCCGCTTCTTTCTCGCGGTGTTGCCCGATGGGCAACAGGCCGAAGTCGATCAGGTGGAGACGGCAGCACACCGCTGGATGCGCCCCGCCTATGCCTTCGCCCACGCCGAGCAACTTCGCTTGTTGCCGCCGACGCGCAAGCTTCTGCAATGGCTGGAAAGCATGGGCGATGTCGACACCGCCGTGGCCGCCGCGCAGGCGCTGACCGAAGTGCCCCGCATTCAGCCGCGGCTGGCCGAAGGCAAGCGTGGCCGCTGGCCCGTGACACCCGGCGAACCCGCATGGGCTGAGTTGTCGCTGACTGATCCGCAGGAACAAGGCACGGGCAGCTACGACATCGTGCCGGGACGCGTGGTTGCGCTCATGCCGGGCGTCCTGCGGGTGAGCGCCCCCAATCCGGGGATGATGACGGGCCCCGGCACGAACACGTATCTCATAGGCGGCGGCACGGCCAACGCGTGGGCGGTGATCGACCCGGGGCCTGACGATCCGTCGCATATCGACGCGATTTTGCGGGCAGCGCCGGGCGAGATCCGCCAGATTTTCGTCACGCATACCCATCGCGATCATTCGCCGGCCGCCCGTACGCTCGCGGCGCGCACGGGGGCAACGACATACGGGATGCCTGCGCAACACGAGGAAGGTCAGGATCTGACGTTTGTGCCAGACGTCATGCTGGCGGACAGCGATGCGGTGGTGTTACCCGATGGGCGCACGCTGCGTGCCATTCATACCCCGGGACACGCGGCCAACCATCTCTGCTATGCACTCGACGAGGCGAAGCTCGTCTTCACCGGCGATCACGTCATGCAGGGCTCGACGGTTGTCATCAATCCCCCCGACGGGCATATGGCAACGTATCTGCGGTCGCTGGAAAAGCTGGCAGCACTCGCGCCCGAGTGGCTGGCACCGGGGCACGGTTTCGTCATGGATCAACCGGCACAGCGCATTGCCCGGTTGGTCGCCCACCGTCTCCAGCGCGAAGCACGCGTGCTCGACGCGCTACGCCAGCATGGGCCGGCGACGATCGAGACGCTGACGCCGATCGTGTACGACGATGTGCCGGCGGTGCGTCACGCGGTGGCGCGTCGCTCGCTGAGCGCGCATCTGGAGAAACTCGCAGAAGACCGCCTCGCCGTGCATCAAGCCGAGGGGCTTTGGGTCGCTACCGACGCCTGA
- a CDS encoding GNAT family N-acetyltransferase, translating to MTAPRILCATQSDVDAIAALHAHSWQATYAHTLPSGPLSAHLTREHASLWRERLTRVDDPALRIWKACPDLDDGPLAGFICALSGADGILVDNLHVAAPWQGQGIGRALFGRVRVWSNALDPSAPLYLWVLAQNTRARRFYERLGGAAGPVHPIAVSPGIEVPALRYMWKSG from the coding sequence ATGACCGCGCCGCGTATTTTGTGCGCCACGCAATCGGATGTGGATGCCATCGCAGCACTTCACGCGCATAGCTGGCAGGCCACTTATGCACACACACTCCCCTCTGGTCCACTAAGCGCCCATCTGACACGCGAGCATGCATCGCTCTGGCGCGAGCGGCTGACGCGGGTCGACGACCCCGCACTGCGCATCTGGAAAGCCTGCCCCGATCTGGACGATGGCCCGCTCGCAGGCTTCATCTGCGCCTTGTCGGGGGCCGACGGCATTCTGGTCGACAACCTCCACGTGGCCGCGCCCTGGCAGGGACAAGGCATCGGGCGGGCGCTTTTCGGGCGCGTCAGGGTCTGGTCGAACGCGCTCGATCCGAGCGCGCCGCTTTATCTCTGGGTGTTGGCGCAGAACACGCGGGCACGCCGGTTTTACGAACGACTTGGCGGCGCCGCCGGCCCGGTTCACCCCATCGCTGTCTCACCCGGCATTGAAGTTCCTGCATTGCGCTATATGTGGAAGTCGGGATAA
- a CDS encoding EamA family transporter: MAPKDLLQALIVVLAWGVNFVVIKVGLHGVPPMLLGALRFLLAAFPAIFFVKRPAVPWRWLIAYGVTISFGQFALLFTAMYVGMPAGLASLVLQAQAFFTLGLAVACLGERFRAQNVVGLLIAAAGLAIIGAQGGGAMTLLGFVLTLCASLSWATGNIVTKKIGQVDLVGLVVWASLIPPIPFALLSYWFEGPAQITESLSHISGASIFAIAYLAFIATLVGYSLWGRLMTRYPASQVAPFSLLVPIIGLASAALLLDEQLTAPQIAGTALVMAGLAVNVFGAKIKQRLMPSSR, encoded by the coding sequence ATGGCCCCGAAGGATCTGTTGCAGGCATTGATCGTGGTCCTTGCCTGGGGCGTGAACTTCGTGGTCATCAAAGTCGGACTCCACGGCGTGCCACCCATGTTGCTCGGCGCCCTACGCTTCTTGCTCGCGGCATTTCCCGCCATCTTCTTCGTCAAGCGCCCAGCGGTGCCGTGGCGCTGGCTTATCGCCTACGGCGTCACCATCTCGTTCGGCCAATTCGCCCTGCTGTTCACCGCGATGTACGTCGGCATGCCGGCCGGCCTCGCCTCGCTCGTGCTTCAGGCGCAGGCCTTCTTCACACTGGGCCTTGCCGTCGCCTGCCTGGGCGAACGCTTTCGCGCGCAAAACGTCGTCGGCCTGCTGATCGCCGCCGCCGGGTTGGCCATCATTGGCGCCCAAGGCGGCGGCGCCATGACGCTGCTTGGTTTTGTGCTCACCCTGTGCGCGTCGCTCAGTTGGGCCACCGGCAACATCGTGACGAAGAAGATCGGTCAGGTCGATCTCGTCGGACTTGTGGTGTGGGCGAGTTTGATTCCGCCCATTCCTTTCGCGCTGCTGTCTTACTGGTTCGAAGGGCCCGCGCAGATCACCGAATCGCTTTCGCACATCTCGGGCGCTTCGATTTTCGCGATCGCCTATCTGGCGTTTATCGCGACACTCGTCGGCTACAGTCTCTGGGGCCGCCTGATGACGCGCTACCCGGCAAGTCAGGTCGCGCCGTTCTCGCTGCTGGTGCCGATCATCGGCCTCGCCTCGGCAGCACTGCTGCTGGACGAACAACTCACGGCACCGCAAATCGCTGGCACCGCGCTTGTCATGGCAGGCCTTGCCGTGAACGTGTTCGGCGCGAAGATCAAACAGCGCCTGATGCCGTCTTCGCGGTAG
- a CDS encoding cold-shock protein: protein MATGTVKWFNDAKGFGFITPDEGGEDLFAHFSEIQAKGFKSLQENQKVTFEVKMGPKGRQASNINPV, encoded by the coding sequence ATGGCAACTGGTACCGTCAAGTGGTTTAACGACGCCAAGGGTTTCGGATTCATTACGCCGGACGAAGGTGGTGAAGATCTCTTCGCGCACTTCTCGGAAATCCAAGCAAAGGGCTTCAAGTCCCTGCAAGAAAACCAAAAGGTCACCTTCGAAGTGAAGATGGGACCGAAGGGCCGTCAAGCCAGCAACATCAATCCGGTCTAA
- the dusA gene encoding tRNA dihydrouridine(20/20a) synthase DusA: MNLPARRVSVAPMMDWTDSNCRVFHRQLSRHTWLYTEMVTTGALLHGDVARHLDFDAVEHPVALQLGGSEPQDLARAAKLGEQWGYDEINLNCGCPSERVQRGAFGACLMAEPELVADCVKAMRDVVQVPVTVKHRIGIDDVESFSFVEDFVGKIAEAGCSTFIVHARNAILKGLSPKENREIPPLKYDYAYRLKQAFPQLEILINGGVKTLDEVALHLQHVDGVMLGREAYHNPYVLAEIDARFYDDPAPVKSREAVEDALIEYAAAQVAKGHYLGAITRHALGLYRGVPGARGWRRVLSDPKRLKAGIGAFEEARAQLRAGALAERDSRDARAARDAVDAQDVSSVMSA, from the coding sequence ATGAACTTGCCTGCCCGCCGCGTCAGCGTCGCGCCGATGATGGATTGGACCGACTCGAATTGTCGCGTTTTCCATCGTCAGCTTTCGCGTCACACGTGGCTGTATACCGAGATGGTGACGACCGGTGCGCTGCTGCACGGTGATGTCGCGCGTCATCTGGACTTCGATGCGGTCGAGCATCCGGTGGCGTTACAACTTGGCGGCAGCGAGCCGCAGGATCTTGCGCGTGCTGCGAAGCTGGGTGAGCAGTGGGGTTACGACGAAATCAATCTGAACTGCGGTTGTCCGTCGGAGCGCGTGCAGCGCGGTGCATTTGGTGCGTGCCTGATGGCAGAGCCCGAATTGGTCGCCGATTGCGTCAAGGCGATGCGCGACGTGGTGCAAGTGCCGGTGACGGTCAAGCATCGCATCGGCATTGATGACGTCGAATCGTTTTCGTTCGTCGAAGATTTCGTCGGCAAGATCGCGGAGGCGGGGTGCAGCACGTTCATCGTCCACGCACGCAACGCGATTCTCAAAGGACTGAGCCCGAAAGAGAACCGCGAGATTCCGCCGCTCAAGTATGACTATGCGTATCGTCTCAAGCAGGCGTTTCCACAACTCGAGATCCTGATCAACGGTGGCGTGAAGACACTCGATGAGGTCGCGCTGCATCTGCAACATGTCGATGGCGTGATGCTGGGCCGCGAGGCGTATCACAACCCGTATGTGCTGGCGGAAATCGACGCGCGTTTCTATGACGATCCTGCGCCGGTAAAGTCACGCGAAGCGGTGGAGGATGCCCTGATCGAATACGCAGCGGCACAAGTGGCGAAAGGGCACTATCTGGGCGCGATCACGCGTCACGCATTGGGCTTGTATCGTGGCGTGCCGGGCGCTCGCGGATGGCGTCGGGTGCTCTCCGACCCGAAGCGCCTGAAGGCGGGCATCGGTGCGTTCGAAGAGGCGCGCGCGCAACTGCGTGCAGGCGCGTTGGCCGAGCGCGATAGCCGTGATGCGCGTGCAGCACGTGATGCAGTGGATGCACAGGACGTGTCGTCGGTGATGTCGGCGTAA
- the purT gene encoding formate-dependent phosphoribosylglycinamide formyltransferase — protein sequence MTTIGTPLSPSATKVMLLGAGELGREVLIALQRLGVETIAVDRYENAPGQQVAHHARTIAMTDPEQLKALILAEKPDLVVPEIEAIATPMLEALEADGIVHVVPTARAARLTMDREGIRRLAAETLGLPTSPYQFCDSLEQLQAAIDGGIGYPCVVKPVMSSSGKGQSKIDGPDDVKAAWDYAMAGGRVSHGRIIVEGFIDFDYEITLLTVRARGADGQVETHFCAPIGHKQVSGDYVESWQPHPMPVNALERARLIAREVTQNLGGQGLFGVELFVKGDEVWFSEVSPRPHDTGMVTMITQWQNEFELHARAILGLPVNTTLKTPGASAVIYGGVDATGIVFDGVDQALQVPQTDIRLFGKPESFMKRRMGVALAYDDDLDVARRNALEAASRVKPRAV from the coding sequence ATGACCACTATCGGAACCCCGTTGTCGCCGAGCGCGACGAAGGTCATGTTGTTGGGCGCTGGCGAACTCGGCCGCGAAGTCCTGATCGCTTTGCAGCGGCTTGGCGTCGAGACAATTGCCGTCGACCGTTATGAAAACGCGCCGGGGCAGCAGGTCGCGCATCATGCGCGCACGATTGCGATGACCGATCCGGAACAACTCAAGGCGCTCATCCTCGCCGAAAAGCCCGACCTCGTCGTGCCGGAAATCGAAGCCATCGCCACGCCGATGCTCGAAGCGCTCGAAGCCGACGGCATTGTCCATGTCGTGCCGACGGCGCGCGCCGCGCGTCTGACGATGGACCGTGAAGGCATCCGCCGCCTCGCCGCCGAAACGCTTGGCCTGCCGACCAGCCCGTACCAGTTCTGCGATTCGCTCGAACAGTTGCAGGCCGCGATCGACGGCGGCATCGGCTATCCGTGCGTGGTCAAGCCCGTGATGAGCAGCTCGGGCAAGGGACAAAGCAAGATCGACGGCCCCGATGATGTGAAAGCCGCGTGGGACTACGCCATGGCCGGCGGCCGCGTGAGCCATGGCCGCATCATCGTCGAAGGCTTCATCGACTTCGATTACGAGATCACGTTGCTCACCGTGCGTGCACGTGGCGCCGACGGTCAGGTTGAAACCCACTTCTGTGCGCCGATCGGCCACAAGCAGGTGAGTGGCGATTACGTCGAGAGCTGGCAGCCGCACCCGATGCCGGTGAACGCGCTGGAGCGTGCTCGCTTGATCGCGCGCGAGGTGACGCAGAACTTGGGCGGGCAGGGACTCTTCGGGGTCGAGCTGTTCGTGAAGGGCGACGAGGTGTGGTTCAGCGAAGTGAGCCCGCGTCCGCACGACACGGGCATGGTGACGATGATCACGCAATGGCAGAACGAATTCGAACTGCATGCGCGCGCGATTCTCGGCCTGCCGGTCAACACCACGCTGAAGACGCCCGGCGCGAGCGCCGTGATCTACGGCGGCGTGGACGCGACGGGGATCGTGTTCGACGGCGTGGATCAGGCACTGCAAGTGCCGCAGACCGACATTCGTCTGTTCGGCAAGCCCGAGAGCTTCATGAAGCGTCGTATGGGCGTCGCGCTGGCTTACGACGACGACCTCGACGTCGCACGTCGCAACGCGCTGGAAGCGGCCAGCCGCGTGAAGCCGCGCGCGGTCTGA
- a CDS encoding alpha/beta fold hydrolase: protein MTAFNSLPDIMLIAYLLGCLVIAFAVIVLVLVRFTQRVAKRAEAAVPPDGQFLDMDGERLHYVDFGSGPAVVFVHGLCGQLRNFAYLPLAEMSRTHRLILIDRPGSGYSTRSPESDGNIAAQAAVVARLITTLRLERPLVVGHSLGGAVALALALNHGEQVGALALIAPLTQPVSQPPKAFRALAVRSAWWRRWIGRTLAVPVGMMTGRTTLTYVFGPEDAPKDFLIRGGGALGFRPGNFYAASVDMLAAERDMPGISARYGSLSVPVDVLYGRSDRILDYRVHGEGLPRGYSAARLTLIEGGHMLPVTQPETTMRWLQAVAARAQGAASAASAAPATVSTHAANDAV from the coding sequence ATGACCGCATTCAACTCACTGCCCGACATCATGCTCATTGCCTACTTGCTCGGTTGTCTCGTGATCGCCTTCGCCGTGATCGTGCTGGTGCTCGTGCGCTTCACCCAGCGCGTAGCCAAACGCGCCGAGGCCGCTGTGCCGCCGGACGGTCAGTTTCTGGACATGGATGGCGAACGTTTGCACTACGTCGATTTCGGCAGCGGGCCGGCGGTCGTGTTCGTGCATGGCCTGTGCGGTCAGCTACGTAACTTCGCGTACTTGCCCCTTGCGGAGATGTCACGTACGCATCGGTTGATCCTGATCGACCGGCCGGGCTCTGGTTACTCGACACGCTCACCGGAAAGCGACGGCAACATCGCGGCGCAGGCGGCGGTTGTCGCGAGACTGATCACGACACTGAGACTTGAGCGCCCGCTCGTCGTCGGCCACTCGCTTGGCGGTGCCGTCGCGCTGGCGCTGGCCCTCAACCACGGCGAGCAAGTGGGTGCGCTGGCGTTGATCGCGCCGCTCACGCAACCGGTGTCCCAGCCGCCCAAGGCATTTCGCGCGCTGGCGGTACGCAGCGCGTGGTGGCGCCGCTGGATCGGTCGCACGCTGGCGGTGCCGGTCGGCATGATGACTGGCCGCACGACACTCACTTACGTGTTCGGTCCTGAAGATGCGCCGAAAGACTTCCTGATCCGCGGTGGCGGCGCACTGGGCTTCCGCCCGGGCAATTTCTACGCGGCCTCGGTCGACATGCTCGCCGCAGAACGCGACATGCCGGGTATCAGCGCACGCTACGGCTCGCTGAGCGTACCCGTCGACGTGCTGTACGGGCGCAGCGACCGGATTCTCGACTACCGCGTGCATGGCGAGGGACTACCGCGTGGCTATTCGGCGGCGCGGCTGACGCTGATTGAGGGCGGACACATGCTCCCCGTCACACAACCCGAGACCACGATGCGGTGGTTGCAAGCAGTAGCGGCGCGTGCACAAGGCGCAGCGAGCGCTGCGTCTGCCGCGCCGGCAACGGTGTCTACGCACGCGGCAAATGACGCGGTGTGA
- a CDS encoding flavin-containing monooxygenase: protein MTATRTASASNTSNASNASNTPTDIASVATDLDVIVIGAGISGISAAHYLRERCPGTRFAMLEARQSLGGTWDLFRYPGVRSDSDMFTLGFSFRPWNSNQAIADGGKILDYLKDTAHAEGLDGLIRYGHKLREARWDSGIARWTLDIERTFPDGRQETQHLTCRFLFMCSGYYAYDAGHSPAWPGMNDFTGKLVHPQHWPANLDYRDKRVVVIGSGATAVTLLPNMATSAAHVTMLQRSPSYILSMPSRDGVAERLRALLPAGLAHRIVRMKNVLVALGFYNAARRWPNAIRRVLIKRAARQALGHVDVARDLSPRYNPWDQRLCLAPGGDIFKALRSGRASIVTDEIASFTPTGLALKSGKTLDADIVVTATGLRVQLMGGAKLFVDGEPIALADTVSYKGMMYSGVPNLASIFGYTNASWTLKAELIAQYVCRLVNHMNKRGYDTCVPQLRPHEHAELPAIGLTSGYIQRAAGELPKQGGRKPWVFYQSYFRDVRLMRWGRVDDGAMRFERRATREVETPQVADLPSGMKAASC, encoded by the coding sequence ATGACCGCTACCCGTACCGCTTCTGCATCGAACACATCGAACGCGTCGAACGCGTCGAACACCCCGACTGATATCGCCAGCGTGGCCACCGATCTCGACGTCATCGTCATCGGTGCAGGCATCTCGGGCATCTCGGCGGCGCACTACCTCCGCGAGCGCTGCCCCGGCACACGCTTCGCGATGCTTGAGGCCCGGCAGTCGCTGGGCGGCACGTGGGACCTGTTCCGCTATCCCGGCGTACGCTCCGACTCCGACATGTTCACGCTCGGCTTCAGCTTCCGGCCGTGGAATAGCAATCAGGCCATCGCCGACGGCGGCAAGATTCTCGACTATCTCAAAGACACCGCGCACGCCGAAGGGCTCGACGGCCTGATTCGATACGGTCACAAGTTGCGTGAGGCGCGATGGGATTCGGGCATCGCGCGCTGGACGCTCGACATCGAGCGCACCTTCCCCGATGGTCGACAAGAAACGCAGCATCTGACGTGCCGCTTTCTCTTCATGTGCAGCGGCTACTACGCGTACGACGCCGGCCACTCGCCGGCATGGCCCGGCATGAATGACTTCACCGGCAAACTGGTTCACCCGCAACACTGGCCGGCGAATCTCGATTACCGCGACAAACGCGTGGTCGTCATCGGCAGCGGTGCCACTGCGGTGACGCTGCTGCCGAACATGGCAACGAGTGCCGCCCACGTCACGATGCTGCAACGCTCGCCCAGCTACATCCTGTCGATGCCGTCACGCGACGGCGTGGCTGAGCGATTGCGCGCGCTGCTGCCCGCGGGACTAGCCCATCGCATCGTGCGTATGAAAAACGTGTTGGTGGCGCTGGGCTTCTACAACGCCGCGCGCCGATGGCCGAACGCGATACGACGCGTGTTGATCAAGCGAGCGGCGCGTCAGGCGCTCGGGCACGTGGATGTCGCGCGCGATCTCTCGCCGCGTTACAACCCGTGGGATCAACGGCTATGCCTTGCACCGGGGGGGGACATTTTCAAAGCGCTGCGCAGCGGCCGTGCCTCCATCGTGACCGACGAAATTGCGTCGTTCACGCCGACGGGGCTTGCCCTCAAGAGCGGCAAAACGCTCGACGCGGACATTGTGGTGACGGCGACCGGACTGCGCGTGCAACTGATGGGCGGCGCGAAATTGTTCGTCGACGGTGAGCCGATCGCGCTGGCCGACACCGTCTCGTATAAGGGCATGATGTACAGCGGCGTGCCCAATCTGGCGTCGATCTTCGGTTACACGAATGCGTCGTGGACATTGAAAGCCGAGTTGATCGCGCAGTACGTCTGCCGTCTCGTCAATCACATGAACAAGCGTGGCTACGACACGTGCGTGCCCCAGCTGCGCCCGCACGAGCACGCCGAATTGCCGGCGATCGGGCTCACTTCCGGCTACATTCAGCGAGCCGCCGGCGAGTTGCCCAAGCAAGGGGGCCGCAAGCCGTGGGTGTTCTATCAGAGCTATTTCCGCGACGTACGCCTGATGCGCTGGGGCCGCGTCGACGACGGGGCCATGCGCTTCGAGCGACGCGCCACGCGCGAGGTCGAAACCCCGCAAGTTGCCGACTTGCCGAGTGGCATGAAAGCGGCGTCGTGTTAG
- a CDS encoding TetR/AcrR family transcriptional regulator, whose amino-acid sequence MSNSEMEQGLESDNKDAAPPGAPSGRRYGGVGQAQREAARRMALINAGTAVFGTVGFRRATVRSVCGLAKLNDRYFYAAFESMEHLLRATYAHHAQTLLSQLQVAVAASAPTLDARLDAGLHAFFTFLRDGHAARVLLLEVMGVSPETDATYQRYLFEFARLIIGMADTPPPASEDAAADARIVGLALVGAMTNAGTAWVLTGYQDTEARMVACCRRVLRGALA is encoded by the coding sequence ATGTCAAATAGCGAAATGGAACAAGGACTCGAATCGGACAACAAGGACGCCGCACCGCCGGGTGCGCCGTCCGGCCGCCGTTATGGCGGAGTGGGGCAGGCCCAGCGGGAAGCGGCACGGCGCATGGCGCTCATCAACGCCGGCACGGCAGTTTTCGGTACGGTGGGGTTTCGGCGCGCGACGGTGCGCTCGGTGTGCGGTCTGGCGAAGCTCAACGACCGTTACTTTTATGCCGCTTTCGAGAGCATGGAGCATCTGTTGCGCGCGACGTATGCCCATCATGCGCAGACACTTCTCAGTCAGTTGCAGGTGGCCGTTGCCGCCAGCGCACCGACGCTAGACGCGCGACTCGACGCCGGCTTGCACGCGTTCTTCACGTTCTTGCGCGATGGTCACGCCGCGCGCGTGCTGCTGCTTGAGGTGATGGGCGTGAGCCCCGAAACCGACGCGACTTACCAGCGCTACCTGTTCGAATTTGCCCGCCTGATCATCGGCATGGCCGACACGCCGCCGCCGGCCAGTGAAGACGCGGCGGCTGACGCTCGCATCGTCGGGCTGGCACTCGTGGGCGCCATGACGAACGCTGGGACGGCATGGGTGCTGACCGGGTATCAGGACACGGAAGCCCGCATGGTCGCGTGTTGCCGCCGCGTGTTGCGCGGGGCGTTGGCCTAG
- a CDS encoding glutathione S-transferase family protein has protein sequence MGLLVDGKWHTDWYDTRATGGRFERRPTTFRHWITADGAPSPDSEDATGFAAEPQRYVLYVSYACPWAHRTLIMRALKGLEDMIPVAVVNWLMLDDGWTFAPGPGVTGDPVNHAAFLRDVYLSADDRFSGRVTVPLLWDTVTRTIVNNESSEILRMFNSAFDGLGATAGDYYPVALREDIDTLNARIYDTVNNGVYKAGFATTQAAYEEAVAPLFETLDMLEQRLTSRRFLTGARMTEADIRLFTTLIRFDAVYVGHFKCNVRRIADYPNLSAYTRDIYQQPGVAATVNFDHIKRHYYESHRTINPTGIVPMGPLQDFDAPHGRGQMA, from the coding sequence ATGGGCCTACTGGTAGATGGCAAGTGGCACACCGACTGGTATGACACGCGTGCCACGGGCGGGCGCTTCGAGCGCCGCCCCACGACCTTTCGTCACTGGATCACCGCCGACGGTGCACCGTCGCCGGATAGCGAAGACGCGACCGGCTTTGCCGCCGAGCCGCAGCGCTATGTGCTGTATGTGAGCTATGCGTGCCCGTGGGCGCATCGCACGCTCATCATGCGGGCGCTGAAAGGGCTGGAAGACATGATTCCGGTCGCCGTCGTGAACTGGCTGATGCTCGACGACGGCTGGACGTTCGCACCGGGCCCCGGGGTCACGGGCGATCCGGTCAACCACGCGGCGTTCCTGCGCGACGTGTATCTCTCGGCAGACGATCGCTTCTCCGGCCGCGTGACTGTCCCCTTGTTGTGGGACACCGTCACCCGCACCATCGTGAACAATGAGTCGTCGGAAATCCTGCGCATGTTCAACAGCGCTTTCGACGGGCTGGGCGCCACGGCGGGCGACTACTATCCGGTGGCGTTACGCGAAGACATCGACACGCTCAACGCGCGTATCTACGACACGGTCAACAACGGCGTCTACAAGGCTGGGTTTGCGACGACGCAGGCGGCCTACGAAGAGGCTGTCGCGCCGCTGTTCGAGACGCTCGACATGCTGGAGCAGCGCCTCACCAGCCGCCGCTTTCTGACGGGTGCGCGCATGACCGAAGCCGACATCCGGTTGTTCACCACACTCATCCGCTTTGATGCCGTCTACGTGGGGCACTTCAAGTGCAACGTGCGCCGCATTGCGGACTACCCGAATCTGTCGGCCTATACGCGCGACATCTACCAACAGCCCGGGGTTGCGGCGACGGTCAACTTCGATCACATCAAGCGTCACTACTACGAGAGCCATCGGACGATCAATCCGACCGGGATCGTACCGATGGGCCCGTTGCAGGATTTCGATGCGCCTCACGGCCGTGGACAAATGGCCTAG